In Setaria italica strain Yugu1 chromosome IX, Setaria_italica_v2.0, whole genome shotgun sequence, the genomic stretch AGATTAATGTGCTCAATGGGTCATATACGAATGGAGTCGCGAACGGTAGCGCTGATCACTCACCAGAGGAGCATCTCAAGGTTGACAGCAATGATTTGCCAATACGCTCAAGACAAGAAATGATTTTCACTGATGAATACAAGCCAGTTGGCAAGCCGATCAAGAAAGCTGGGGCAGAGCTCCAAGCATCTGGTATTACTCTTATTCCAATGTACATACTGATTTAGCTTAAATCGATCTCCATATCTTGGGCTTCTGAACATATTTATTGCAAGCCCTTTTCTTTTGCAGACTTCACAAAATAACTATTTGATGCTCTTTGGTTCATTTTGACTAAGCTAGCTTAGTCATGACAAAATAACCATCCGAAAAACTCCACCCTTTGCATATTTTTCCTTGTATTATTTGGTGCCTATAGTTTTTCCCGGAAAAATGCACTTAACCATATTCCTTTTACTGACGCAGGGGAGGCTGTGTACGTTGATGATATCCCTGCTCCCAAGGATTGCCTCTATGGAGCATTTATCTATAGCACACACTCTTATGCCCATGTTAAGGGTATCAACTTTAAAACATCTTTGGCTTCAAAGAAGGTCATCACAGTTATCACCGCAAAGGATATTCCCAGCAGTGGACAAAACATTGGATCCTGCTTCCCAATGCTGGGAGATGAACCACTTTTTGCTGATCCAATTGCTGAATTTGCTGGTCAAAATATTGGTGTCGTGGTAATGTTTGTTTAGTGCTTTCAGATTTCACAAAACTGGCTATATGTTTTGTCTACCCAACCTTACTGTGGTGTGTTGCTGTTCTATCACTCAGATTGCTGAAACACAGAAGTACGCCTATATGGCAGCAAAGCAAGCTGTTATCGAGTATAGCACAGAAAATCTGCAGCCACCAATTCTGACAGTAGAAGATGCCATCCAACGAAACAGCTACTTCCAAGTCCCCCCATTTTTAGCTCCTAAGCCAGTTGGTGACTACAACCAAGGGATGTCTGAAGCTGATCACAAGATTATATCAGCTGAGGTAGAAAACTCGCTTTGTTTCAAGAGGATGTATGCTTGAGTTTCCAATAAGGCCAGACACACTCACACCTagtatttttgtttcttcaggTCAAACTTGAATCCCAGTATTATTTCTACATGGAGACACAAGTGGCGCTTGCTATTCCTGATGAAGATAACTGCATAACCATCTATTCATCAACACAAATACCTGAGGTCACACAAAATGTGGTTGCAAGGTGCCTTGGCGTTCCATTTCACAATGTCCGTCTCATCACCAGAAGAGTTGGAGGAGGGTTTGGTGGAAAGGCAATGAAAGCAATACATGTAAGTCCTGAGTAAATAGAGATTTGCTTTTCTGCATATTTCTACTTTCAGTTACCAATATACTGCTAATGGATATTCATAATCTGACCAGATAACAGTTTGAGATAATGTGTGCTAGAGATGACCAAGAATTTCCTCTTTGTCAggttgcatgtgcatgtgctgTTGCTGCATTCAAGCTACAGCGTCCTGTTCGGATGTATCTCGATCGCAAGACAGACATGATAATAGCAGGCGGGCGGCATCCTATGAAGGTGAAGTACTCCGTTGGGTTCAAGTCAGATGGCAAGATCACGGCCTTGCACCTTGACCTTGGGATCAATGCTGGAATATCACCGGATGTAAGTCCATTGATGCCACCTGCTATCATAGGCGCTCTCAAAAAGTACAACTGGGGCAATCTTGCATTTGACGCCAAAGTTTGCAAGACAAATGTCTCATCGAAATCAGCAATGAGGGGTCCTGGAGATGTGCAGGGCTCTTTCATTGCTGAAGCCATCATTGAGCATGTTGCCTCGGCACTCTCAGTTGACACTAACGCCATCAGGAGGAAGAATCTGCATGACCATGAGAGCCTTGCAGTGTTCTACGGAGAAAGTGCAGGTGAAGCTTCTACATACAGCCTGGTCACCATGTTTGATAAGCTGGCCTCGTCTCCAGACTACCACCGCAGAGCAGAAATGGTTGAGCACTTCAACAGAAGCAACAAGTGGAAGAAACGTGGCATTTCTTGTGTGCCAATCACATATGAGGTTAATCTTCGACCGACTCCAGGCAAGGTGTCTATCATGAATGATGGTTCCATTGCAGTTGAGGTTGGAGGAGTTGAGATAGGGCAAGGGCTGTGGACTAAAGTGAAGCAGATGACAGCGTACGGGTTGGGACAGTTGTGTCAGGACGGTGGCGAATGCCTCCTTGACAAGGTACGGGTTATCCAGGCCGACACATTGAGCATGATCCAGGGAGGGTTCACTGGTGGGAGCACCACTTCTGAAACAAGCTGTGAAGCGGTTCGACTGTCGTGCGCTGCACTTGTTGAGAGGCTTAAGCCTATAGAGGAGAGTCTGAAGGCTAAGGCTGGCACAGTGGAATGGAGTGCCTTGATTGCTCAGGTGAGAATAAGCTTTGAATATTCTGATTTTTCACAGTAGCGTGCCAAGAATAACAGTTGTTTTAATCTTTGTTTGCTTTctttgccacatcatcaaaTGGCAAGCAGTAGAAAGTAGCAGTAGCAATTTAGAGAAGAATCTTACTAGTCCCAGGAAAACAATATCTGTTGGTATGTCAGTTGGTCATGTCATTTTGTTCCTCTCATGCAGGCAAGTATGGCAAGTGTGAATTTAACGGCGCATGCATACTGGACCCCTGACCCAACTTTCAGAAGGTACCTGAACTATGGAGCTGCCATTAGTGAGGTATCCTGATCCAAACTGCAATAATGACACTGCAAATGCAGCTACCAAGCTAAATTGTCGGAGGCTGCAGATTCAGTCCTGCTCATTGCTGACAAATGATTTGAATTTCATCCCAGGTGGAAGTTGATGTCCTGACTGGAGCAACCACAATTCTAAGGAGCGATCTCTTGTACGATTGCGGGCAAAGCCTGAACCCAGCTGTGGATTTAGGCCAGGTTAGCCACGGAACAAAAACTGCTCGTGCGCATCACTGCATCAGTGGAAATGTGTTTCTCTGAACACTGCTTTTGAATCCTGATTCACTCAGGTGGAAGGTGCATTTGTCCAAGGAGTGGGCTTCTTCACAAATGAGGAGTACGCAACAAACTCCGATGGCCTGGTCATCAACGACGGCACATGGACATACAAGATCCCCACGGTTGACACCATCCCGAAGCAGTTCAACGTCGAGCTGATCAACAGCGCCCGCGATCAGAAGCGTGTCCTCTCTTCGAAGGGTGAGCCTTTCCTCACAGTTTTCATCACCTCCTGGCCTCCTTACATTCTTGCAGACCGTGTCAATCTCCTGAGAACTGAAAACACCCTTAATTGTAGCTCATGAATGATGGTTGCCTGCACCCCCTGACATCTCTTGTTCTTTGTTTGCAGCGTCGGGTGAGCCACCCCTGCTTCTCGCGTGCTCGGTGCACTGCGCGATGAGGGAGGCCATCAGGGCCGCCAGGAAGGAGTTCTCCGTCTGCACCGGGCCAGCGAACTCCGCCCTCACGTTCCAGATGGACGTCCCGGCGACGATGCCCATCGTCAAGGAGCTCTGCGGCCTGGACGTCGTCGAGAGGTACCTCGAGAGCGTGTCCGCTGCCGGCCCAACCACCGCGAAAGCATAGATCCAGCACGCGCACTGCCCACGACGAACGAGGGTGATCAGTCAGTGTAAAATAGTAAATGGCGTGATGAAGACATACGTAAACTGTGGTGTGATGTACAGATAGCAATGGCGAGCTGCGAACTGTAGTTTTGTGAATCAGGAGTGGCGAATAATACAGAGGGGAAATTAAACTAAATAATTGGGTGCAGCGAATCCGTGGATGGAATCATGTGATTTCGACTGGATTTTTGAAGCAATTTTGCAAAATTAAATCTTCGTCCAGAGGTGCGTGCCTGCCTTCTAGGTAGATGGGGATCGGATTGGACGATTGGTTAGGCCTCGCCGTTGCCGCGGCTCAGGCCGCCATGTTTCCGGTCTCTTGCCCTCGCCGCCGGTCGCCACGAcggcccctcctcccccacgcGCCATTGGTTCGTCCCATGCCCTGCCGGGTGGCGAGGGAGTGTGGCGggctggcggccggcggcgccgcgggggaGCGGGATCCCACCAGATGCATTGAGGAGATTTTGGAACTCCGACGTATAAAAAAAACCAATTAATTTGAAATATTTGAGGAAAAGAGATGCAAACGTTTTGTGATTTAATTCATGCTATTGTGTACTTTGTTTTGCATTGCGAAGTGATCCATTTTTAATTTGGAATGCGCAACCGAAAAAATCCACGTTACATATGCCTAAGGTTATTCCCCGTGGGAAGTTTCATCTCGTGATTTCCAAGAGTAAAGTAtcctgaaaaaaaataagttgatgaatgaaataaTGCTCCAATACAGATTTTTATTTCATGATTTCATAGGCTAGTACGTCAATACAGATTTttatttcacgatttcataggctGGTCGTACCATTCAATTATGggacatgtgattggatatggtaagatgaaatgaaactctatatccctcaatgcaagtttcaacaggtttcatagtcttggaaacaatgcatacacagtttcatcccgATGAAACTCCATCTATCTCTCACTTCATACTTACCTTTCCATATTATCACATATGCTAATGTATCACCGTATTTAACTTGTACGAAATCTCTATGAAACTCCTGGTAGGATTAGCCTAAAATAAGAAGTGACTTTTACTATACGGGAGGACAGCTTTCACATATAGACTTGAAAAAATACACAGAGCAATGACAAACGAAAAAAAAGACACAAGCTCACCATACACACCACTAGATAAGAGGACAAAACCTCCAATACGCCATTATCATCACTTGGCGCAGTCATGCCCAGCAACGTTCCACACAGCCGCAACAACTACAATGTAGTTAGTCGCCGCGGTCCGGTGCTTGTGCCCTGTCGACGTTATTTTGCACCGAACTAGTTCTTGGCAatactacatttttttttgccaccGCAAGtggctagtttttttttttagcaaTGGACGATCACAAGTTCTTAAGTCCTTTTACTGGCCAGTAGAATTTGGGTCTCGTCTGAAATTCGTCAGGATTACAGACTTGACAGAAATTTGTTGAGACATACTACTACTGTTTCCATCTACCGGGGTAAACCGGAGACCCAGCCAACGCACGCGCCGGGCCCGCGCGACCTCAGTGGCGTCGCGACTGCCGGGGTAAATTCGATGTTCtcttcgcttcagcttatcagctactaaatagtatttttttcttccaacaaatcagccatttcagtttttcagccggcttataagtcgaGCTATTTTTCTCTCGGTGACACAGGCAGCCATTTTCCTCTCGGTGACGCGGCGCCGGCTGACCAAAGTGGCAGCGTGCCGACGTTTCTGCCGGATCGCTCGCTCCGTCCTCCCGCCCTCGTACGTCGTACGTGACGTGCATCCACTTGCCACGATCGCGATGGCTTGTAACTGAAAAAAATGCACGTGCTGACCAGATGCTTTGCTAGTCCAACACGTACGCAGGCTAGTAGCTGCACTTCCAAACTCGTTTGGAAACAAGCGCCGGGCAGGTACATACACGATATAGCATccgtttcaaaagaaaaaaaaacaatatataTGCTACTATCAGGCACGGACTTTTGGAGGGCGTGATGGCATTGGTCGCGCACCTTTGACGCCTTGACCGACCTGCACTGCAGCCGGGAGGACGCCTTCGCATccaggccggccggcggcgacgtcaGCGCGTACCTCAACCTCACCAGCTGCAGGCCTGCGGCGCCCGGGGACTCCTCGTATATAAATAGACACACATAGAAGAGGGCGCAGCCGCGAGAGCCGCTCCGTTGTCCCGTGCAGTGCAGGAGAGGAGAGCGCGAGGTCGCCGGCCGGTACGGTCGTCGAGGctgcgggcggaggaggagatggggagggcggcggcggcggcggtggtggtggcggtgaacGGGCAGAGGTACGAGGTGGCCGGCGTGGAGCCGTCGACGACGCTGCTCGAGTTCCTGCGCACTCGGACCCCGGTCAGGGGCCCCAAGCTCGGCTGCGGCGAAGGTACGTACCGCGTGGTGAGAGTGACTGGCTGGCCGGCCTGCACTTGGTTTGTTTGTTCGATTTGGCGTGTTTTTGGTGTGCAAAATTGAAGCTTTGGGGTTTTCACAATCTGACAACGCAAGTCTGATGATGTTGACAATAATCGAAGTTGTCGGCCAAAATCACAAGTACTACGTAGCAAAGTCGTTAAGGCTAGGCAAATCTAGCTAGGAGaaacaaaaatagaaaaaacgAAGAAAAGACATGCAACAACAACAAACCGCACGGCTGGGGAATCCACCTTCGGTACCGATTCCAAACCCCTCTTTAGTCCGATTGTGCAATCGGTACTGCTATATCGGTATAAAAAAAGGTCCTTTGGTACCGAGtcaaggggtattaaaaaattttttaaaaaagaaacccACCAACTGGAGCCCCGGCCGCCCAAGCCAGCCGtaccccaccgccggccgcccttcctcctcgtcgaccgagcctGGTCCTGGCCCTCatcccctccgcctcgcctccccacCGGCGCTCGCCTAGCCGGCCACCCTCGTGACGCGCTCCACTGCCCCCCtcgcaccgccggccgcccttgcccagagagagaggtgaggccACGCACCTCATCCTGCCGCGCGGCCATCCCTTAGATCACGTTGCTCCTGCCGCGCCAGCCTGCAGATTCCGCTGCTCCACAAGCCGTCGCCCGCTACTGCTCTACGCGTCATCGCCCACTGCAGCTCCACGCACCGTCACCCGCCACTCCGCCTCTGCACTCCCCCACCGCCGTGCTGTCgtctcacctcgccccgccgccactCCTCACTGACGTCGCAGTGAGGGGCGCgcagaggggagaggggaggggtagccgtgaggggaggggagaggcgCGCTTGGAAGAATGGGAGGAAGAGAAGTGAGGCCGCTGTGGGGGGAGAATGGAGAGAGGAGGGCCGttcgggagagagagaggcttGCGGATAAGACAGTGAGGAGGGATGCGTGCGGTGGACTTCAATTTAGTGAAGtccaaattagtaccgggtggaagcttcactcggtactaaaggttgcacattagtaccggttgaagtcTCCACCCACGGGACCTCGTCGGGGACTTGCCGTTAGATCCgttactaatgctcacattagtaccaggtcaaaatTTAACCAGTACTGAGCTTTGGGACGAATGCTTAATTTTCTATTAGTGCGGGTATGCTCGACGTAAAAGAAGACGAGGAATGGAGAGGAAGAACCATGAGCCACCGTGCTCCCCGCCAGCTGTAGGCTGTAGCCTTGTCACGTAACCGCCCCAGAGAGCGCCGTTGCtgcggcgcgccgcggcgagggATCCCGGCTAGCTGGTTGGTTTTGTGCTCCCGTTTCTCCGTTTCCTCTCGCGTTGGGTGTTGCCGGGCTAGCTGGCACTGTCGTTCGTCCATTTCATCAAGCGGGAGTTTCCTTTGGTTTTAGTCATTTTCCTTGGGGACAGATGATTGTCACCATCTCTCGGACATGACAAAGGGACAAAGGCGAAAACCATAGAGAAAGGCATCAACCGCGTCAACCTTGGCTGCTACTGTTCCATCGGGTCTGATTGGCGATATCGCACCgattttttctaaattattaaggtgatttggaaaCAAGCGCCGGGCAGGTACATACACGATATAGCATccgtttcaaaagaaaaaaaacaatatatATGCTACTATCAGGCACGGACTTTTGGAGGGCGTGATGGCATTGGTCGCGCACCTTTGACGCCTTGACCGGCCTGCACTGCAGCCGGGAGGACGCTTTCGCATccaggccggccggcggcgacgtctGCGCGTACCTCAACCTCACCGGCTGCAGGCCTGCGGCGCTCGGGGACTCCTCGTATATAAATAGACACACataggtcctgtttggagtcgcttttctggaactcgcttatctggcaagcaagcttatctgataagcctgctgcctggagaatctgctgtctgaataagcagggtgtttggcaatcctgattaatTTCTCTGATACAACCTATGAGTATCTATATGCATTAAAAATATAAcatccggcggcggggcggcgtccaggcgggagcggcggaggcggcgcccaggcgggggcggcgggggcgtcctgcggcgggggcggcgcccaggcgtcCCGCGGCGGGGCGGCTCGCGGCGGGGGCCTGGCAGGGGCGGCACCGGGATCTGcaggggggcggcgccgggatctgggcgagcggcggcggcgggatctggagtggcggcggctgcgggaggagcggcggcggtcgcctggAGGCGTGCTTGCCCGAGGGTACCGGGGGAAAAATGCTCCGCTTGCGGGAGAAGCGTCTCCAGACCCGCGTAGGAGATAAGCCCAGTCCTAGTTCAATTCCAGATTTTCcactaagcggcttacgtgaTAAGCGGGGAATAAGCGAGACGTTTGGGTGGGCTTatcgcttattttcaccaataagcgggaaataagcgactccaaacaggcccatagaaGAGGGCGCAGCCGCGAGAGCCGCTCCGTGGTCCCGTGCAGTGCAGGAGAGGAGAGCACGAGATCGCCGGCCGGTACGGTCATCGAGGctgcgggcggaggaggagatggggagggcggcggcggcggcggcggtggcggtgaacGGGCAGAGGTACGAGGTGGCCGGCGTGGAGCCGTCGACGACGCTGCTCGAGTTCCTGCGCACGCGGACCCCGGTCAGGGGCCCCAAGCTCGGCTGCGGCGAAGCTACGTACCGCGTGGTGAGAGTGACTGGCTGGCCGGCCTGCACTTGATTTGTTTGTTCGATTTGGCGTGTTTTCGGTGTGCAAAATTGAAACTTTGGGTTTTCACAATCTGACAACGCAAGTCTGATGATGTTGACAATAATCGAAGTTGTCGGCCAAAATCACAAGTACTACGTAGCAAAGTCGTTAAGGCTAGGCAAATCTAGCTAGGCGaaacaaaaatagaaaaaacgAAGAAAAGGTATGCAACAACAACAAGCGTCGTTGCTGGGGAATTCACCTTCAGTACCGATCCCAAACCCctctttagtatcggttgtgcaaccggtactactaTATCAGTATTAAAAGGGTCCTTTAGTATCGAGTTAAGGGGTTtaaaaaatttttaaaaaagaaatttgCCGATCGGAGCCCCGGCCGCACCCGTTCGCCCGAGCGTCGGAACCCCGGCCATaccccgccaccggccgcccttCCTCCGTATCGGCCGAGCCTGGTCCCAGCCCTCGTCCCCGCCGGCTCGCCTCCCCTACGACCCCTTACCGGCCCTCTCGCCCGACCGACCGCCCTCGCAACGCGCTCTGCTGgccccctcgcgccgccggccgccctcaCCCATAAAGAGAGAGGTGAGGCCACAGACCTCGTCCTGCCGTGTAGCCACCCCTTAGATCCCGTTacccccaccgcgcctccatGCTTTCCCATCGCGTTGGCCTGCATATCCCGCTACTCCACGCGCCATTGCACGCTACTACTCCACGCGCCGTCGCCCGCTGCAGCtccccgcgccgtcgcccgccaCTCCGCCTTTGcactcaccccccccccccgccgcgCTGTCGCCTCACCTTGCCCTGCCACCGCTCCTCACCGGTGTCGCAGTGAGCGGCGcgcggaggggagaggggaggggcagccgtgaggggaggggaggggcgtgCTTGGAAGAATGGAAGGAAGAGAAG encodes the following:
- the LOC101754702 gene encoding indole-3-acetaldehyde oxidase, translating into MGEAAAAAGTVVVAVNGQRYEAAGVDPSTTLLEFLRTHTPVRGPKLGCGEGGCGACVVLVSKYDPATDEVTEFSASSCLTLLRSVDRCSVTTSEGIGNTKDGYHPVQQRLSGFHASQCGFCTPGMCMSIFSALVKADKESGRPAPPAGFSKLTTSEAEKAVSGNLCRCTGYRPIVDACKSFAADVDLEDLGLNCFWKKGSEPAEVSKLPSYSSGAVCTFPEFLKSEIRASVDQVNRAEVPVSDDGWYRPKSIDELHRLFESDSFDENSVKIVASNTGSGVYKDEDLHDKYIDIKGVPELSVINKTSKGVELGSVVSISKAIDVLSDGNLVFRKIANHLNKVASPFVRNTATIGGNIIMAQRLQFPSDIATVLLAAGSTVSIQVSSKRLCLTLEEFLQQPPCDSRTLLLSIFIPDWGSDGLTFETFRAAPRPFGNAVSYANSAFLARTSSGHLIEDICLAFGAYGADHAIRARKVEDFLKGKSVTSSVIFEAVRLLKETVSPSEGTTHPEYRISLAISFLFTFLSSLANSFDEATKINVLNGSYTNGVANGSADHSPEEHLKVDSNDLPIRSRQEMIFTDEYKPVGKPIKKAGAELQASGEAVYVDDIPAPKDCLYGAFIYSTHSYAHVKGINFKTSLASKKVITVITAKDIPSSGQNIGSCFPMLGDEPLFADPIAEFAGQNIGVVIAETQKYAYMAAKQAVIEYSTENLQPPILTVEDAIQRNSYFQVPPFLAPKPVGDYNQGMSEADHKIISAEVKLESQYYFYMETQVALAIPDEDNCITIYSSTQIPEVTQNVVARCLGVPFHNVRLITRRVGGGFGGKAMKAIHVACACAVAAFKLQRPVRMYLDRKTDMIIAGGRHPMKVKYSVGFKSDGKITALHLDLGINAGISPDVSPLMPPAIIGALKKYNWGNLAFDAKVCKTNVSSKSAMRGPGDVQGSFIAEAIIEHVASALSVDTNAIRRKNLHDHESLAVFYGESAGEASTYSLVTMFDKLASSPDYHRRAEMVEHFNRSNKWKKRGISCVPITYEVNLRPTPGKVSIMNDGSIAVEVGGVEIGQGLWTKVKQMTAYGLGQLCQDGGECLLDKVRVIQADTLSMIQGGFTGGSTTSETSCEAVRLSCAALVERLKPIEESLKAKAGTVEWSALIAQASMASVNLTAHAYWTPDPTFRRYLNYGAAISEVEVDVLTGATTILRSDLLYDCGQSLNPAVDLGQVEGAFVQGVGFFTNEEYATNSDGLVINDGTWTYKIPTVDTIPKQFNVELINSARDQKRVLSSKASGEPPLLLACSVHCAMREAIRAARKEFSVCTGPANSALTFQMDVPATMPIVKELCGLDVVERYLESVSAAGPTTAKA